One segment of Clavelina lepadiformis chromosome 2, kaClaLepa1.1, whole genome shotgun sequence DNA contains the following:
- the LOC143445246 gene encoding electron transfer flavoprotein subunit beta-like, whose product MARVLVGVKRVVDYAVKIRVKPDKSGVVTEGVKHSMNPFDEIAVEEAIRLKEKKFASEVVAVTCGPTQNQETLRTALAMGADRGIHVEIPAADYPKVGPLHVSKILAKLAQKEEAGLIIVGKQAIDDDCNQTAQMTASFLDWPQGTFASELKLEGDKLTVVREIDGGLETIELKMPAVVSADLRLNEPRYATLPNIMKAKKKKVDKLSPSDLGVEIATSIEVLEVSDPPVRDAGMKVENTGELISKLKEAGLV is encoded by the exons ATGGCTCGTGTATTGGTTGGAGTGAAAAGGGTCGTTGACTATGCTGTGAAA aTCAGGGTCAAGCCGGACAAATCTGGAGTGGTGACAGAAGGAGTGAAACATTCGATGAACCCTTTCGATGAAATTGCTGTGGAAGAAGCCATCAG gttgaaagaaaaaaaattcgcTAGTGAAGTGGTTGCCGTGACATGTGGTCCAACACAAAATCAG GAAACTCTCCGCACAGCTCTCGCCATGGGGGCAGATCGTGGCATTCATGTTGAAATTCCTGCTGCAGATTATCCAAAAGTTGGACCACTACAT GTGTCAAAAATATTAGCAAAGTTGGCACAAAAGGAAGAAGCAGGGCTGATTATTGTCGGCAAACAAGCAATCGATGATGATTGCAACCAGACTGCACAAATGACCGCGTCATTCTTGGACTGGCCACAG GGAACTTTTGCTTCGGAGTTAAAGCTTGAAGGAGATAAGTTAACAGTTGTGAGGGAAATCGATGGAGGACTGGAAACTATTGAACTCAAAATGCCAGCTGTCGTGTCGGCTGACCTTAGGTTGAATGAACCAAGATATGCAACACTGCCTAATATTATG aaagcaaaaaagaaaaaggtagACAAGCTGTCCCCATCTGACCTTGGCGTAGAAATTGCGACAAGTATCGAAGTGTTGGAAGTTAGTGACCCTCCCGTAAGAGACGCAGGGATGAAAGTTGAAAATACAGGGGAGCTCATTTCCAAACTGAAAGAAGCCGGACTTGTTTAA
- the LOC143445244 gene encoding 1,5-anhydro-D-fructose reductase-like: MANFVKTVKFYNGVECPVLGLGTYRGKNQEVYDAVKHAIRSGYRHIDTALIYGNEADVGRAINDSIKESAVKRKELFVVTKLPASCNRPNMVVPCLKKSLSTLKLSFIDLYLIHTPISRVPLGDDILDSNGKLDENGDEIMDDINPVDTWKAMETCVDLGLTKNIGVSNFNSRQLQAVLDACRIKPVTNQVECHPFLPQTKLRKFCKDRGIFITTYRALGGEIRNPDEPSILDHEVVKKLAVHHSKSPAQILLRWQVQQNDLIVLAKSTNFQRIESNTAIFDFELSEEDMNELAKLECNCRYRPFLEGIANKHYPFHIEY, from the coding sequence ATGGCTAATTTCGTTAAGACAGTGAAGTTTTACAATGGTGTAGAGTGCCCCGTTCTTGGCTTAGGTACCTACCGTGGTAAAAATCAAGAGGTCTATGACGCTGTTAAACACGCTATAAGGTCTGGTTATCGTCATATTGATACCGCTTTAATTTATGGAAATGAAGCCGACGTTGGTCGAGCGATCAACGACTCGATAAAAGAGTCTGCTGTCAAGAGAAAAGAACTATTTGTGGTAACCAAATTACCAGCATCATGCAATCGACCAAATATGGTTGTGCCTTGCCTTAAGAAGAGTTTAAGCACACTTAAACTCAGTTTTATTGATTTGTACCTTATTCATACACCTATATCTAGAGTACCCCTCGGTGATGACATTTTGGACAGCAATGGAAAACTGGATGAAAACGGTGATGAAATTATGGATGACATTAATCCTGTTGATACATGGAAAGCAATGGAAACGTGTGTCGATTTAGGACTTACGAAAAATATTGGAGTTTCCAATTTCAACAGTCGACAGCTTCAGGCAGTGCTTGATGCCTGCAGAATAAAACCTGTCACAAACCAGGTAGAATGCCATCCATTTCTTCCTCAAACAAAACTACGCAAGTTCTGCAAGGATCGTGGCATTTTTATCACAACTTATCGTGCCCTTGGAGGTGAAATTCGAAATCCAGATGAACCAAGCATACTTGACCATGAGGTGGTGAAAAAATTAGCAGTACATCATTCAAAATCACCAGCCCAGATCCTGCTAAGGTGGCAAGTTCAGCAAAACGACCTGATAGTCCTGGCTAAATCCACCAACTTTCAACGTATTGAGTCCAACACAGCAATATTTGACTTTGAGCTTTCTGAAGAAGACATGAATGAACTGGCAAAACTTGAATGTAACTGTCGATACAGGCCTTTTCTTGAAGGCATTGCAAACAAGCATTATCCATTCCACATTGaatattaa